A genomic region of Govania unica contains the following coding sequences:
- the gyrB gene encoding DNA topoisomerase (ATP-hydrolyzing) subunit B translates to MAENEDQQLSAAVAEYGADSIKVLRGLDAVRKRPGMYIGDTEDGSGLHHMVFEVTDNAIDEALAGYCDIVAVRLNANGSVSVSDNGRGIPTDIHGEEGVSAAQVIMTQLHAGGKFDQNSYKVSGGLHGVGVSVVNALSEYLELRIYRNGKEHFMRFQHGEPVEDLKVVGDAVGKSGTEVTFMPSLETFKQIEFSFERLEHRLRELAFLNSGVRIVLEDLRHADQKKIELYYDGGIKAFVEYLDRTKTPLLSSPIAITGEKDGMTVDFALQWNDGYHEGMYCFTNNIPQRDGGTHLAGFRAALTRTINNYANESGLLKKEKVALTGDDAREGLTCVLSVKVPDPKFSSQTKDKLVSSEVRPVVEGVLGEKLAMWFGEHPQEARIIIGKIVDAAAAREAARKARELTRRKGVLDIASLPGKLADCQEKDPAKSELFIVEGDSAGGSAKQGRDRRTQAILPLRGKILNVERARFDRMLSSNEIGTLITALGTGIGREDFNIEKLRYHKIIIMTDADVDGAHIRTLLLTFFYRQMPELINRGYLYIAQPPLYKVSRGKSEVYLKNDAALEKFLIGGSIDDLLFTAYNGEQRIGEDLRQLIEHARVMKLLRDQIPSRYNHEIIERLALRGALTPEKLLDPAVAQGVVDAVAAELSAGAAEGEANWGGRASSTEGESSEDGVVFTHVVRGVTDAYVIDRGFIESVEAQRLNAKASEMAEVYAKAGTLKIKEDLQVMSLPTELLRGVLAYGRKGLSIQRYKGLGEMNPGQLWETTLDSGARTLLQVKVSHADTADEIFTKLMGDVVEPRREFIQDNALAVANLDV, encoded by the coding sequence ATGGCAGAGAACGAAGACCAGCAGTTGTCGGCAGCCGTTGCGGAATATGGCGCTGATTCCATCAAGGTGCTGCGTGGACTTGATGCCGTCCGGAAACGTCCGGGCATGTATATCGGCGATACCGAGGATGGCTCGGGCCTGCATCATATGGTGTTCGAGGTCACCGACAACGCCATCGACGAGGCGCTCGCAGGCTATTGCGACATCGTGGCCGTGCGCCTCAATGCCAATGGCTCGGTTTCGGTCAGCGACAACGGGCGCGGCATTCCGACGGATATCCATGGTGAAGAAGGCGTCTCGGCGGCGCAGGTCATCATGACTCAGCTTCATGCCGGCGGGAAATTCGACCAGAATTCCTATAAGGTTTCCGGCGGTCTTCATGGCGTCGGCGTGTCGGTGGTGAACGCGCTGTCGGAGTATCTTGAACTCCGGATTTATCGCAATGGCAAAGAGCATTTCATGCGCTTCCAGCATGGCGAGCCCGTGGAAGATCTGAAGGTCGTCGGCGATGCCGTTGGAAAAAGCGGCACTGAAGTGACCTTCATGCCGTCGCTTGAAACCTTCAAGCAGATCGAGTTCAGTTTCGAACGGCTGGAACATCGTCTGCGCGAGCTTGCGTTCCTCAATTCCGGCGTGCGTATTGTGCTTGAAGATCTGCGTCATGCCGATCAGAAAAAGATCGAGCTTTATTATGACGGCGGCATCAAGGCCTTCGTCGAATATCTCGACCGCACCAAGACGCCGCTGTTATCCAGCCCCATCGCCATCACCGGTGAAAAGGACGGCATGACCGTCGATTTCGCCCTGCAGTGGAATGATGGCTATCATGAAGGCATGTATTGTTTCACCAACAACATCCCGCAGCGCGATGGCGGCACGCATTTGGCGGGCTTCCGCGCGGCCTTGACGCGGACCATCAATAATTACGCCAATGAATCCGGACTCTTGAAAAAAGAGAAAGTGGCGCTCACCGGTGACGATGCCCGCGAAGGTCTGACCTGCGTGTTGTCGGTCAAGGTGCCGGACCCGAAATTCTCGTCCCAGACCAAGGACAAGCTGGTGTCGTCCGAAGTGCGCCCGGTGGTCGAAGGGGTGCTTGGCGAAAAACTTGCCATGTGGTTCGGCGAACATCCGCAGGAAGCCCGGATCATCATCGGCAAGATCGTCGATGCGGCGGCGGCCCGTGAGGCAGCCCGGAAGGCGCGGGAACTGACACGGCGCAAGGGTGTGCTCGATATCGCGAGCCTGCCCGGCAAGCTTGCCGATTGTCAGGAAAAAGACCCGGCCAAGTCCGAACTGTTCATCGTCGAAGGAGACTCCGCCGGTGGCTCGGCCAAGCAGGGCCGCGACCGGCGCACGCAGGCTATTCTGCCACTTCGCGGTAAGATCCTGAACGTGGAACGGGCGCGCTTTGATCGCATGCTGTCGTCGAATGAAATCGGCACGCTGATTACCGCGCTTGGCACCGGTATCGGGCGCGAAGATTTCAATATCGAAAAATTGCGCTATCACAAGATCATCATCATGACCGATGCCGACGTCGATGGGGCGCATATTCGCACGCTGCTGTTGACGTTCTTCTATCGTCAGATGCCGGAACTGATCAATCGCGGCTATCTCTATATCGCGCAGCCGCCGTTGTACAAAGTCTCCCGCGGCAAGTCCGAGGTCTATCTGAAGAACGACGCGGCGCTTGAAAAGTTCCTGATCGGCGGCAGCATCGATGACCTGCTGTTCACCGCTTATAATGGGGAGCAGCGCATCGGTGAGGATCTGCGCCAGCTGATCGAACATGCGCGTGTGATGAAGCTTTTGCGCGATCAGATTCCGTCGCGCTACAATCATGAAATCATCGAGCGTCTGGCGCTGCGCGGTGCGCTCACGCCGGAAAAATTGCTTGATCCCGCCGTTGCGCAAGGGGTGGTCGATGCGGTGGCCGCCGAACTGAGCGCGGGTGCGGCCGAGGGCGAAGCGAATTGGGGCGGACGGGCCTCCTCAACTGAGGGAGAGAGCAGCGAGGATGGCGTCGTGTTCACCCATGTGGTGCGCGGCGTGACCGACGCTTATGTGATCGATCGCGGCTTTATCGAAAGCGTCGAGGCGCAGCGGCTCAATGCCAAAGCCTCCGAGATGGCCGAGGTTTATGCCAAAGCCGGGACGCTCAAGATCAAGGAGGATCTGCAGGTCATGTCGCTGCCGACCGAATTGTTGCGTGGGGTTCTAGCTTACGGCCGCAAGGGGCTGTCGATCCAGCGCTATAAGGGTCTCGGTGAGATGAACCCTGGTCAGCTGTGGGAAACGACGCTTGATTCCGGGGCGCGGACTTTGCTGCAGGTCAAGGTCAGTCATGCCGACACGGCGGACGAGATCTTCACCAAGCTGATGGGCGACGTGGTTGAACCGCGCCGCGAATTCATTCAGGACAACGCGCTGGCGGTGGCCAATCTGGATGTGTGA
- a CDS encoding glycine zipper 2TM domain-containing protein has translation MIFTRPLSLLATAGLLGCLLATPAAAGNKGRNTIIGAGVGAAAGAVLSNGDPVATIGGAAVGGLIGNVATKDNRYDDRRHYSSRRAPPRHYHERRHSSRYDQRYDRHYDQRR, from the coding sequence ATGATATTCACGCGCCCCCTCAGCCTACTTGCCACTGCCGGTCTGCTCGGCTGCCTGCTTGCAACCCCCGCCGCCGCCGGCAACAAGGGCCGCAACACCATCATCGGCGCGGGCGTCGGAGCCGCGGCGGGCGCTGTGCTCTCAAACGGCGATCCGGTGGCCACCATCGGCGGCGCGGCGGTCGGCGGCCTCATCGGCAATGTGGCAACCAAGGACAATCGCTACGACGATCGCCGCCATTACAGCAGTCGGCGCGCCCCCCCGCGCCATTATCACGAGCGCCGCCACTCCTCCCGCTACGATCAGCGGTATGACCGGCATTACGATCAGCGGCGCTAA